Proteins co-encoded in one Arachis stenosperma cultivar V10309 chromosome 7, arast.V10309.gnm1.PFL2, whole genome shotgun sequence genomic window:
- the LOC130939460 gene encoding uncharacterized protein LOC130939460 encodes MRKGVMELDALDIIITQNKVMSQQINAITQHLGGLQVSAINTQDALYDMSGRFPQGTEAQVSKESVEKEASEETQNKVEHVSKRHPNNLFPIDVEQYKVKSPVPEYKLKILYPKRLQKASKDNQFSRFLEVFKKLQISILFAEALEQMPLYTEFMKKLLINKRNWKESKTMVLTKECCAIIQQDLCEKMQDPENFLIPCTIGDITI; translated from the exons ATGAGAAAGGGAGTCATGGAACTAGATGCTTTGGATATTATTATTACTCAGAATAAAGTCATGTCTCAACAAATAAATGCCATTACTCAACACTTGGGTGGATTACAAGTTTCAGCTATTAATACCCAAGATGCTCTTTATGACATGAGTGGTAGATTTCCTCAAG GTACAGAGGCACAGGTTAGTAAGGAGTCGGTTGAAAAAGAAGCTTCGGAGGAGACTCAGAACAAAGTAGAGCACGTCTCTAAGAGGCATCCAAACAACCTTTTTCCGATTGATGTTGAGCAATACAAAGTGAAGTCTCCAGTGCCTGAGTACAAGCTAAAAATTCTATATCCTAAAAGGCTTCAGAAGGCATCCAAAGACAACCAATTTTCAAGATTCCTAGAAGTCTTCAAGAAGCTTCAGATCAGCATCCTCTTTGCAGAGGCtctggagcaaatgcctctctatACTGAATTTATGAAGAAATTGTTGATCAATAAGAGAAATTGGAAAGAGAGTAAAACCATGGTGCTCACCAAGGAATGCTGTGCAATTATCCAGCAGGATCTCTGTGAGAAGATGCAAGATCCGGAAAACTTCTTaattccttgcaccattggaGATATTACTATTTAG
- the LOC130940192 gene encoding uncharacterized protein LOC130940192, which produces MDNNQKQGSSSSTMNNFDQFFGPKDSSSTSSSSIALFGSIFPPSSSVGGRDYSRTQDVAGKHFAISGKSKSSGMSNKNESVVEPNYYSSSIYYGGQEIYSPRNRTTTTATTTPPPQPHHHAFKKDKEDDDPNGSDPNSASRGNWWQGSLYY; this is translated from the exons ATGGACAATAACCAAAAACAAGGTTCTTCTTCATCAACCATGAATAACTTTGATCAATTTTTTGGTCCCAAGGACTCATCCTCTACTTCATCTTCCTCCATCGCTCTCTTTGGTTCCATTTTTCCGCCTTCATCATCT gttGGAGGGAGAGATTATTCAAGAACACAAGATGTGGCAGGCAAACATTTTGCAATATCAG GTAAAAGTAAGAGTAGTGGCATGTCAAACAAGAATGAGAGTGTGGTGGAGCCTAACTACTACAGCTCTTCAATCTACTATGGTGGTCAAGAAATTTATTCCCCAAGAAATAGGACCACCACCACCGCCACTACTACTCCTCCTCCTCAACCCCACCATCATGCT TTCAAAAAAGATAAGGAGGATGATGATCCCAATGGTAGCGATCCAAACAGTGCTTCAAGAGGGAATTGGTGGCAAG GTTCTCTTTATTATTAA